The Treponema primitia ZAS-1 genome window below encodes:
- the rimO gene encoding 30S ribosomal protein S12 methylthiotransferase RimO translates to MMAVLDRAAWSRAEDASGADLIIINSCGFIESAKQESINAVLAYRKQYPHKKILLAGCLAQRYPKELADSLPEADALFGNTDLAAITKTANTVTGIDQGEFVSGNEETIPLLGERPLLSLPGQAYVKISEGCNNRCAFCAIPGIRGPLHSRPIPSVLDECRRLLDRGIRELCLIGQDLGSYGFDAASDLPELLEALSSLEGHFWVRLLYIHPDNFPRPILEICRRDKRFLPYFDLPFQHGSAKILRAMNRRHDAAAYLSLIAEIRSVLPEAVIRSTFLTGFPGETEEDFRELLDFQARAEMDWVGVFTYSREEDTPAYDMKPRIAKKTAAQRKVLIEELQTAITEKRMDRFVGRTMEVLVEEAVDETIHLGRLYCQAPEVDGSTVIRSDHPLTPGTFIQGRVFARAGFDLELCPS, encoded by the coding sequence ATGATGGCCGTTCTGGATCGGGCTGCCTGGTCTCGGGCGGAGGATGCTTCCGGCGCCGACCTTATCATCATCAATTCCTGCGGGTTTATCGAAAGCGCCAAACAGGAATCTATCAACGCTGTCCTGGCGTACCGAAAACAGTACCCCCATAAGAAGATCCTCCTCGCCGGCTGTCTGGCCCAGCGCTATCCAAAGGAGCTGGCCGATTCTCTCCCGGAAGCGGACGCCCTTTTCGGCAACACCGACCTCGCCGCCATCACTAAAACTGCGAACACAGTTACCGGAATAGATCAGGGGGAATTCGTAAGCGGTAATGAAGAAACCATTCCCCTATTAGGAGAGCGTCCCCTCCTTTCCCTGCCCGGGCAGGCCTATGTTAAAATCTCCGAGGGCTGTAATAACCGCTGTGCCTTCTGCGCCATTCCGGGCATACGGGGACCCCTGCATTCCCGGCCCATACCTTCTGTCTTGGATGAATGCCGCCGGCTCCTGGATCGGGGTATCCGGGAACTCTGCCTTATCGGTCAGGACTTAGGCTCCTACGGTTTCGATGCAGCCTCAGATCTACCGGAACTATTGGAAGCCCTGTCCTCCCTGGAAGGTCATTTCTGGGTACGGCTTCTCTACATACACCCGGATAATTTCCCCCGGCCCATCCTGGAGATCTGCCGCCGGGACAAACGCTTCCTCCCCTACTTCGACCTCCCCTTCCAGCATGGTTCCGCCAAAATACTCCGCGCCATGAACCGCCGGCATGACGCAGCCGCCTACCTTTCCCTGATAGCGGAAATCCGCAGCGTTCTTCCGGAAGCGGTGATCCGTTCCACCTTCCTTACGGGCTTCCCCGGGGAAACCGAAGAGGACTTCCGGGAATTGCTGGATTTCCAGGCCCGGGCGGAAATGGATTGGGTTGGAGTCTTTACCTATTCCCGGGAAGAGGACACCCCTGCGTATGATATGAAGCCCCGGATCGCCAAGAAAACTGCGGCCCAGCGGAAAGTCCTGATCGAAGAACTGCAGACGGCGATCACCGAAAAGCGGATGGATCGTTTCGTGGGGCGGACCATGGAAGTCCTGGTAGAGGAGGCGGTGGACGAAACCATCCACCTGGGCCGGCTCTACTGCCAAGCCCCGGAGGTGGACGGTTCCACCGTAATACGCTCGGACCACCCGCTTACACCGGGTACTTTTATACAGGGCAGGGTATTCGCCCGCGCGGGCTTTGATTTGGAACTATGCCCGTCATGA
- a CDS encoding UvrD-helicase domain-containing protein, producing the protein MIPSYLEALNPEQRQAVLHTGKAAGDALMHPLLILAGAGSGKTRVITTKIAWLIREQGVDPRSILAVTFTNKAAREMAERARIIDDRAGFAMLRTFHSFGAWFLRRNGNLEGLGSNFIIYDDDDSVALLSTLLEDLPKAEVKQIAHAIARAKDYFLSPEDPELDLIDFHPEFRRYYTQYEDKLARIGNVDFGDLIKKPVEILRSNPEVARRFHDRFSVILVDEYQDSNIAQFELLKELCGPATYICVVGDDDQSIYRFRGAEVRNILEFPDRFAGADIIRLERNYRSFSPILDLASSVVDKNEGRLGKTLVAHRGVGKTPTLAFLPDQDAEAEFCAELIEKSVHKKAAVYSDWAILYRTNAQSLGFETEFLRRRIPYRVVGSLKFYEREEIKDALALLSFLVNPRDEIAFRRVVNKPARGAGTATVDRIVGEAAGGDPIPSGNPVPSGDLAEAARRIMPALPSKARAGVSAFFKALEGGLSMLTPEPPESAGDNNILIFNRNTVEASDENNNILYFNKKTAEAADGKKRPRKGSKREGLSAGEGLSPCVVRLIDDSGIGEYHRTHDDITGFQRIGNLQELANAASIYPATRAGLLEFLEHIELDRSIEQETGDEGEKGTVTLITVHNTKGLEFRRVIMTGIEQGIFPRDDKLGDDLEEERRLFYVGATRAMDELYLTSCAMRRMFGRTMPMKPSLFIGEADKNVLRIIGKPPFGFEGRGLPDQSSGRRPGVQGSVIKPVSSSDGRWKVGDRVFHDDQGYGAVTEIRESDEGPVIRVKFETGKDTRFLSLHQSSGYTKIGNDD; encoded by the coding sequence ATGATACCCTCCTATCTGGAAGCCCTCAACCCGGAACAGCGCCAAGCGGTGCTCCATACCGGGAAGGCCGCAGGGGACGCCCTTATGCATCCCCTGCTTATCCTCGCCGGGGCCGGTTCAGGGAAAACCCGGGTAATCACCACCAAAATTGCCTGGCTTATCCGGGAACAGGGAGTGGACCCACGGTCCATCCTGGCAGTTACCTTTACGAACAAGGCTGCCCGGGAAATGGCCGAACGGGCACGGATCATTGACGACCGGGCCGGCTTTGCCATGCTGCGGACCTTCCACTCCTTTGGCGCCTGGTTTCTCCGCCGCAACGGAAACCTGGAGGGCCTTGGTTCCAACTTTATCATCTATGATGATGATGATTCAGTCGCCCTGCTCTCCACCCTCCTGGAGGATCTCCCCAAGGCGGAGGTAAAACAGATCGCCCACGCCATCGCCCGGGCCAAGGACTATTTCCTCTCCCCGGAAGACCCGGAACTGGACCTGATAGATTTCCACCCGGAATTTCGCCGTTACTATACCCAATACGAAGATAAGCTGGCCCGGATAGGCAATGTGGATTTTGGGGATCTGATCAAGAAGCCCGTAGAAATACTGCGCTCAAACCCCGAGGTGGCCCGGCGTTTCCATGACCGTTTCTCTGTGATCCTGGTGGACGAATACCAGGACTCAAACATCGCCCAGTTTGAATTACTGAAGGAACTCTGCGGACCCGCCACGTATATTTGCGTAGTGGGGGATGACGATCAGTCCATTTACCGCTTCCGCGGGGCGGAGGTACGGAACATCCTGGAATTCCCCGACCGCTTTGCCGGCGCCGATATCATCCGGCTGGAACGAAACTACCGGTCCTTTTCCCCCATCCTGGATCTAGCCTCTTCGGTGGTGGACAAAAACGAAGGCCGTCTGGGGAAAACCCTGGTGGCCCATCGGGGGGTCGGCAAAACTCCAACCCTGGCCTTCCTTCCGGATCAGGATGCCGAAGCGGAATTCTGTGCAGAGCTGATCGAAAAATCCGTGCATAAAAAGGCTGCGGTCTACTCCGACTGGGCCATACTCTATCGTACCAATGCCCAGTCCCTTGGCTTCGAGACCGAATTCCTCCGGCGCCGTATTCCCTACCGGGTGGTGGGGTCCCTCAAGTTCTACGAGCGGGAAGAAATAAAGGACGCCCTGGCCCTGCTCTCCTTCCTGGTGAACCCCCGGGATGAAATCGCCTTCCGCCGGGTGGTGAACAAACCCGCACGGGGCGCCGGAACCGCCACGGTGGACCGCATCGTAGGGGAAGCTGCAGGAGGGGATCCGATACCCTCAGGAAACCCGGTCCCTTCGGGGGACCTGGCCGAGGCAGCCCGGCGGATCATGCCGGCCCTGCCTTCCAAAGCCCGCGCCGGGGTTTCTGCTTTCTTCAAAGCCCTGGAGGGGGGACTGTCCATGCTGACCCCGGAACCGCCGGAAAGTGCCGGGGATAACAACATTCTGATTTTTAATAGGAATACTGTGGAAGCAAGCGATGAGAATAACAACATTCTATATTTTAATAAAAAAACTGCGGAAGCAGCCGATGGAAAAAAGCGCCCCCGTAAGGGCAGCAAGAGGGAAGGCCTAAGCGCCGGTGAGGGGCTCTCGCCCTGTGTGGTGCGGCTCATTGATGATTCGGGGATTGGGGAGTACCACCGGACCCACGACGACATCACGGGGTTTCAGCGTATCGGCAATCTCCAGGAACTGGCCAATGCGGCGAGTATTTACCCCGCTACCCGGGCCGGGCTGTTGGAATTCCTGGAACATATTGAACTGGATCGTTCCATAGAACAGGAAACCGGAGATGAAGGGGAAAAAGGCACCGTAACGCTAATCACGGTACACAATACCAAGGGCCTGGAATTCCGCCGGGTAATCATGACCGGCATTGAACAGGGGATCTTCCCCCGGGACGACAAGCTTGGGGACGACCTGGAGGAGGAGCGCCGGCTCTTCTACGTGGGCGCCACCAGGGCCATGGATGAACTCTACCTGACTTCCTGCGCCATGCGCCGCATGTTCGGCCGTACCATGCCCATGAAACCGTCCCTTTTTATTGGGGAGGCGGATAAAAATGTTCTGCGAATCATAGGAAAGCCCCCCTTCGGCTTTGAAGGCCGGGGACTTCCTGACCAGAGCTCCGGCCGCAGGCCCGGGGTTCAGGGATCTGTAATCAAGCCCGTCTCCTCCTCGGATGGCCGGTGGAAAGTAGGAGACCGGGTATTCCACGACGATCAGGGTTACGGCGCCGTAACGGAAATCCGGGAAAGTGATGAGGGGCCGGTAATCCGGGTCAAATTTGAAACCGGGAAGGATACCCGCTTCCTCAGCCTCCACCAAAGTTCAGGGTATACGAAGATAGGTAACGATGATTAA
- a CDS encoding regulatory protein RecX, which translates to MVVASVKTTETKAGPVILRIGLSDGSLFSLNSVYLPHPFQGEDYFCPNKEITPEEETALRFAADCFRAERAALQLVARAEQTRAGITRKLEQRGHALSPVRAAVSYLTDLEIVDDRRFAERWIQSRLYRGTDSPFRLITALCQKGISQTIAKSACKTILDFEKETALLQKYIAKKYPPSVNSVRQDRFLKPQLKREGFSPQALDWYWETQ; encoded by the coding sequence ATGGTGGTTGCATCCGTAAAAACAACCGAAACAAAGGCCGGTCCGGTAATCCTCCGAATCGGCCTTTCGGATGGTTCCTTATTTTCCCTCAACTCCGTCTATCTTCCCCACCCTTTCCAGGGTGAGGATTATTTTTGCCCAAACAAAGAAATCACCCCCGAAGAAGAAACGGCTCTCCGTTTTGCCGCAGACTGTTTCCGTGCCGAGCGCGCCGCCCTGCAACTGGTAGCCCGTGCCGAGCAAACCCGGGCAGGCATTACCCGAAAGCTGGAACAGCGTGGCCACGCCCTCTCCCCGGTCCGGGCCGCAGTCTCCTACCTAACGGACCTTGAAATCGTAGATGACCGCCGTTTTGCCGAACGCTGGATCCAATCCCGCCTATACCGCGGCACAGACAGTCCCTTCCGCCTCATCACCGCCCTCTGTCAAAAAGGCATAAGCCAAACCATCGCCAAATCCGCCTGTAAAACCATCCTGGACTTTGAAAAAGAAACCGCCCTCCTCCAAAAATACATAGCCAAAAAATACCCCCCCTCAGTTAACTCGGTCCGCCAGGACCGGTTCCTAAAACCCCAACTCAAGCGAGAAGGCTTTTCCCCCCAAGCCCTAGACTGGTACTGGGAAACCCAATAA
- the rpsI gene encoding 30S ribosomal protein S9 encodes MIKNLGIGTGRRKTSVARVYVRDGEGKIVVNGKELNQYFSLSEHAMVVRQPLMVTANENKFDILINVYGGGPNGQAGACRHGLSRALCQIDQTNYTALRSNGFLTRDSRMVERKKYGQAGARRRFQFSKR; translated from the coding sequence GTGATTAAGAATCTTGGTATCGGAACCGGACGGCGGAAGACCTCGGTTGCCCGGGTATATGTCCGGGATGGGGAAGGTAAAATAGTGGTTAACGGCAAGGAGCTGAACCAGTATTTTTCCCTCAGTGAACACGCCATGGTGGTACGTCAGCCCCTTATGGTGACCGCCAACGAAAATAAGTTTGACATTCTGATCAATGTCTACGGCGGCGGCCCCAACGGTCAAGCCGGTGCATGTCGTCATGGGCTTTCCCGGGCGCTCTGTCAGATTGATCAGACCAACTATACCGCCCTGCGGAGCAACGGTTTCCTTACCCGGGACTCCCGGATGGTAGAACGCAAGAAGTACGGTCAAGCCGGCGCCCGCCGCCGCTTCCAGTTCTCCAAGCGTTAA
- a CDS encoding LolA family protein codes for MKNRVFIVLLCLIGLFSVSAQEIITAERYLEMVSERYGSIRDYEARIVIHSGSTEMFGTVSHLAPSFLRIDFTKPMEQVIAFNGEMLTIYLPEYRATLNQSITPSRRYSGSAGANLASAQGLALLRRNYIPSFVTGPDPTPLETGSDEMVVTLRLSRRSVSEGFREIILSVNPTTRIIRRITGRTIADVQVRFDFSDTKINQGIPEQRFIYDSPASANNYNNFLFSDTD; via the coding sequence GTGAAGAATCGAGTTTTTATAGTACTTTTGTGCTTAATTGGCCTTTTCAGCGTGTCCGCCCAGGAAATTATTACCGCCGAACGGTACCTGGAGATGGTTTCCGAGCGTTACGGCAGTATTCGGGACTATGAAGCCCGGATTGTCATCCATTCCGGAAGTACCGAGATGTTCGGAACCGTAAGCCATCTTGCCCCATCCTTTCTGCGAATCGATTTTACCAAGCCCATGGAACAGGTTATTGCCTTTAACGGGGAAATGTTGACCATATACCTGCCCGAATACCGGGCCACCCTGAACCAGTCCATTACCCCCAGCCGCAGGTACTCCGGGTCCGCGGGGGCCAATCTGGCAAGCGCCCAGGGGCTGGCCCTGCTAAGGCGGAACTATATTCCTTCCTTTGTCACCGGTCCGGATCCCACGCCCCTGGAGACAGGGTCCGATGAAATGGTAGTAACCCTGCGCCTTTCCCGGCGGTCTGTCTCCGAAGGGTTCCGGGAGATTATCCTGAGCGTCAACCCTACTACCCGGATCATACGGCGCATAACCGGGAGAACCATCGCGGATGTCCAGGTCCGGTTCGATTTTTCCGATACAAAGATTAATCAAGGCATTCCGGAGCAGCGGTTTATTTATGATTCCCCTGCTTCGGCTAATAATTATAATAATTTTCTATTTAGTGATACCGATTAG
- a CDS encoding helix-turn-helix domain-containing protein — MESLGDKLKTVRESKGYTFDYIGRETNIATRYLEALETENFSVFPGEPYLLGFLRNYGEYLGLDVNELLSLYRAWKIQEQPIPVEQLLKSPSKLPKILLTVFLILAGVAVVGGGVYFFMNIPWKTNTAETAERSVVVYTLEGSFLEQRFYRGDSILIPLGGNQYKIVLFNLGEAVTIAAPMGNIILDLGQERSIDINSDGLDDIRVGVQDFVRNDPSMGVRLRFDINADMGIISEGIGGEEILPTAAIGLGNDSAANNPSNIKEIFKSANAYPFTLQASFQGYCMFRWEILRERDRQDRQEQYFVRTDELDIQAQNGIRIWVSNAMAVKLQVIVAGETKPLEIGGAGEVVVTDIRWVRDDDGRFRLAQIRID; from the coding sequence GTGGAGTCCCTGGGGGATAAGTTAAAAACTGTTCGTGAAAGTAAGGGGTACACCTTTGATTATATAGGCCGGGAGACTAATATTGCCACCCGTTATTTAGAGGCCCTGGAAACCGAAAACTTTTCGGTGTTCCCCGGGGAGCCCTATCTGTTGGGTTTCTTAAGAAACTACGGCGAATATCTGGGCCTTGATGTGAATGAACTGCTTTCCCTGTACCGGGCGTGGAAGATTCAGGAACAGCCCATCCCGGTGGAACAGTTGCTCAAATCTCCGTCAAAGCTGCCCAAGATACTGCTCACCGTCTTCCTGATCCTTGCGGGTGTAGCCGTGGTGGGCGGCGGGGTATATTTCTTTATGAATATCCCCTGGAAAACAAATACCGCCGAAACGGCGGAACGTTCCGTGGTAGTGTATACCCTGGAGGGCAGTTTCCTCGAACAGCGTTTCTATCGGGGAGACTCCATTCTGATCCCCCTTGGTGGAAATCAGTACAAAATCGTCCTTTTCAATTTAGGGGAAGCGGTAACCATTGCAGCGCCCATGGGAAACATAATCCTGGATTTAGGCCAGGAGAGAAGCATAGATATCAACAGCGACGGCTTGGATGATATCCGGGTAGGCGTACAGGATTTTGTACGGAACGATCCCTCCATGGGGGTCCGGCTCCGGTTTGATATCAATGCTGATATGGGGATAATCAGCGAGGGTATTGGGGGTGAAGAGATTCTACCAACAGCCGCTATTGGCCTTGGAAATGACAGTGCCGCTAACAATCCTTCTAACATTAAGGAAATTTTTAAATCCGCCAATGCCTATCCGTTTACACTCCAGGCATCCTTCCAGGGTTATTGCATGTTCCGCTGGGAAATACTCCGGGAACGGGACCGGCAGGACCGGCAGGAACAGTACTTTGTCAGGACCGATGAGCTTGATATCCAAGCCCAAAACGGTATTCGTATCTGGGTGTCCAATGCCATGGCGGTAAAACTCCAGGTCATCGTTGCCGGAGAGACGAAGCCCCTGGAAATCGGCGGCGCCGGTGAAGTGGTGGTGACGGATATTCGCTGGGTTCGGGACGATGATGGCCGGTTCCGTCTGGCCCAGATCCGGATCGACTAA
- the rplM gene encoding 50S ribosomal protein L13 yields MKTIFVKPADVERKWFIINAEGKVLGRIAAKAASIVRGKEKAVYAPHQEVGDFVVVVNAEKLVVTGRKFQNKLYHHHTGYVGGLKTVTYEKLSARHPSSPLELAIKGMLPKGPLGRKLWKNVKVYAGTEHPHAAQNPQAIEL; encoded by the coding sequence ATGAAGACGATATTTGTAAAGCCCGCTGATGTAGAGCGGAAGTGGTTTATAATCAACGCCGAGGGCAAGGTTCTCGGCCGGATTGCGGCTAAGGCAGCTTCTATTGTCAGGGGAAAAGAAAAGGCTGTATATGCTCCCCACCAGGAAGTTGGGGATTTTGTGGTAGTGGTTAACGCTGAAAAGCTTGTGGTAACCGGTAGAAAGTTCCAGAACAAGCTATACCATCATCACACAGGCTATGTGGGTGGACTTAAGACCGTTACCTACGAAAAGTTATCTGCCCGGCACCCCTCATCCCCCCTGGAACTGGCGATTAAGGGTATGCTCCCCAAGGGTCCCCTGGGCCGGAAGCTGTGGAAAAACGTTAAGGTCTATGCGGGGACAGAGCACCCCCACGCGGCGCAGAATCCCCAGGCTATTGAGTTATAA
- a CDS encoding pyridoxamine 5'-phosphate oxidase family protein, protein MRRSDREITDIEEKLEIIRRNKVLRLGMAEQNQPYIVPLNFGFEYNDGLLTLYIHGAQEGKKVDILGRNSQVCFEMDGEHSLITGKEAANYSFAYESIIGFGTAERLTGDAEKIRGLNALMKHQAGEDREFSYTEAQLRAVNVYRIRVNSFTGKRRPRP, encoded by the coding sequence ATGAGAAGAAGCGATAGAGAAATAACGGATATTGAGGAAAAATTGGAGATAATCCGGAGAAACAAGGTGCTCCGGCTGGGGATGGCGGAACAGAATCAGCCCTACATAGTTCCCCTGAATTTCGGATTTGAGTACAACGACGGCCTTTTAACCCTGTATATCCACGGCGCGCAGGAAGGAAAAAAAGTGGATATCCTGGGGCGGAACAGCCAGGTCTGCTTCGAAATGGACGGGGAGCATTCCCTGATCACCGGGAAGGAGGCCGCTAATTACAGCTTTGCCTACGAGAGTATCATCGGCTTTGGGACGGCGGAACGCTTGACCGGGGATGCGGAAAAGATCCGGGGCCTCAATGCGTTAATGAAGCACCAGGCCGGGGAGGACCGGGAGTTTAGCTATACCGAAGCGCAATTAAGGGCAGTAAATGTGTATCGGATACGGGTCAACTCATTCACGGGAAAACGGCGGCCGCGGCCGTAA